One region of Candidatus Neomarinimicrobiota bacterium genomic DNA includes:
- the ppc gene encoding phosphoenolpyruvate carboxylase — MVVNKELRNDINMLGEFLGTVIREQAGEDLFDLEEEIRQKAKDWRQGDHDALDEVNAIIQDLGYDDSLVIIKAFSIFFDLANLAEDVHRIRILREREQQHHPEPRTESIGEAIRKLRDSGLTSDQLGELFNTVTIKPVFTAHPTEAKRATVRKKLHRIREYINALHDRNLLAREEDEYYRKIQAEITSLWQTDLLHPRRPKVIDEVKWGLAFMDTLWEVVPRIFRDVDRAIDSTYPENTADPTQLLQFGSWIGGDRDGNPHVTAEVTEQTLVLHRDRAIRFHRTQCRELYQSLSTSAKQAGVSDDLRKAIEQATQSWPQLEKELQRVPDAESYRQWITIIDWRLGQAGTSEDLLDLPPGSYHRSTELVEDIELMISSLEKNQGHRLINGQLRDWQVRAKVFGLYLMRLDIREDAARFLGIVGEILEKSEGITGLPEMAEAEKLRVLREHPPDEIVLDQVDLSEDAEDIIRLFSRLKRVEEELGGEWIGNYIMSMTRDLSDILVILWLGRLSGLCTCTAEHAEECSFSIVPLFETVDDLHRAPEVLKKMFNDALYGAHLGAQDGQQTVMIGYSDSTKDGGYLSANWNLYRSQERMTDVANFNDIKLSIFHGRGGTLGRGGGPAARSILSLPPESVRYGLSMTEQGEILAERYGEPAIAHRHLEQILWASLLVERQKPHEEKGKGTQYIDILESLANRSYHAYKALINENGFLQYFGEATPISEVEKLPIGSRPAHRSAERTLENLRAIPWVFSWTQNRHFLPAWFGIGTGIEEETDRNPDLWDDLRHMYQEWPFFRAVINNAVLALKKTDLKIGVQYARLVRDHEVQSAVWNRITAEFRKSYDVLCRITDQENLLDNTPWLQRSINIRNPYVDPLNLLQVEWFRRQRGHSVHSRDYEDSTIEDALRYTIQGVASGLRSTG; from the coding sequence ATGGTTGTTAATAAAGAATTACGTAACGATATCAACATGCTGGGAGAATTCCTCGGGACGGTCATCAGGGAACAGGCCGGCGAGGATCTCTTTGACCTGGAAGAGGAGATCCGTCAGAAGGCTAAAGACTGGCGCCAGGGGGATCACGATGCCCTGGATGAAGTGAATGCCATTATCCAGGATTTAGGGTATGATGACTCGCTGGTGATCATCAAAGCCTTCAGCATTTTCTTTGACTTGGCCAATCTGGCAGAGGATGTGCACCGCATCCGGATCCTGCGGGAGCGCGAACAGCAGCACCATCCGGAACCGCGTACCGAGTCAATCGGTGAAGCGATACGGAAACTTCGGGATTCCGGGCTCACTAGCGATCAGCTGGGAGAATTGTTCAACACGGTAACCATTAAACCAGTGTTTACCGCGCACCCTACGGAAGCGAAACGAGCGACTGTTCGGAAAAAACTTCATCGGATCAGGGAATATATTAACGCCCTGCATGATCGAAACCTCTTAGCCAGGGAAGAGGATGAGTATTACCGCAAAATCCAGGCGGAAATCACCAGTCTCTGGCAGACAGACCTGCTGCATCCACGTCGACCGAAAGTTATTGACGAGGTAAAGTGGGGCCTGGCGTTTATGGATACACTCTGGGAGGTTGTGCCAAGGATTTTCAGGGATGTGGATCGGGCTATCGATTCGACATACCCGGAAAATACAGCCGATCCGACACAGCTACTCCAGTTCGGCTCATGGATTGGGGGCGACCGCGATGGCAATCCGCATGTCACAGCCGAAGTGACTGAGCAGACGCTTGTACTCCATCGGGACAGAGCAATCCGGTTTCACCGGACGCAGTGCAGGGAACTCTATCAGTCACTGTCCACGTCAGCAAAGCAGGCTGGCGTAAGTGACGATCTACGTAAGGCCATAGAACAGGCCACACAGTCCTGGCCCCAATTGGAGAAGGAGTTGCAACGTGTCCCGGACGCGGAGTCCTACCGACAGTGGATCACGATAATTGATTGGCGGCTGGGGCAGGCGGGCACCTCTGAGGATTTGCTTGATTTGCCACCGGGAAGCTATCACCGATCTACAGAGCTCGTTGAAGATATCGAGTTGATGATCTCCAGCCTGGAGAAAAATCAGGGCCATCGTCTCATAAATGGACAATTGCGGGACTGGCAAGTTCGCGCAAAAGTATTTGGCCTGTATCTTATGCGGCTGGATATTCGTGAAGATGCGGCCCGCTTCCTTGGCATTGTCGGGGAAATTTTGGAGAAATCCGAAGGAATAACCGGATTGCCAGAGATGGCTGAAGCCGAAAAACTCAGGGTGCTTCGGGAGCATCCGCCGGACGAGATTGTTCTCGATCAGGTGGACCTCTCAGAGGATGCCGAAGATATTATCCGGCTGTTTAGCCGCCTGAAACGCGTCGAAGAAGAACTCGGTGGCGAGTGGATCGGTAACTACATCATGAGCATGACCCGGGACCTCAGTGATATCCTGGTGATTCTCTGGCTGGGCCGTCTCAGCGGATTATGCACTTGTACCGCGGAGCATGCTGAAGAGTGCAGCTTTTCCATCGTCCCGCTGTTCGAGACCGTCGATGATCTCCACCGCGCCCCGGAAGTCCTCAAAAAGATGTTCAACGATGCGTTGTATGGTGCCCATTTAGGGGCACAGGATGGCCAGCAGACCGTGATGATTGGGTATTCCGACAGCACCAAGGATGGCGGATACCTGAGTGCTAACTGGAACCTCTATCGTTCCCAGGAGCGGATGACGGATGTCGCAAACTTCAATGATATAAAACTGTCTATTTTTCACGGGCGGGGCGGAACACTCGGTCGCGGAGGCGGGCCGGCAGCACGCTCCATTTTGTCGCTGCCGCCGGAATCCGTCCGCTACGGATTATCGATGACGGAGCAGGGCGAAATCCTCGCCGAGCGATACGGTGAGCCGGCCATTGCGCACCGGCATCTGGAGCAGATTCTCTGGGCGTCACTATTGGTGGAGCGGCAGAAACCGCACGAGGAAAAGGGTAAAGGCACCCAGTATATCGATATTCTGGAGTCCCTGGCAAATCGATCCTATCATGCCTATAAAGCGCTTATCAACGAAAACGGATTTTTACAGTATTTCGGGGAGGCTACACCGATTTCCGAGGTAGAGAAGCTGCCCATCGGTTCCAGGCCAGCACACAGATCTGCGGAGCGGACACTGGAAAATCTACGCGCGATACCATGGGTCTTTTCGTGGACCCAAAACCGGCATTTCCTCCCGGCGTGGTTCGGAATCGGTACCGGAATCGAGGAAGAGACCGATCGCAATCCGGATCTCTGGGATGACCTCCGGCATATGTACCAGGAATGGCCGTTTTTCCGCGCGGTGATTAACAATGCAGTACTAGCGTTAAAAAAGACTGACCTCAAGATTGGCGTACAATACGCGCGTCTGGTAAGGGATCACGAAGTACAGTCGGCGGTATGGAACCGGATTACAGCGGAATTTCGGAAATCATACGATGTGCTGTGTCGGATTACCGACCAGGAGAATTTGCTGGACAATACTCCATGGCTCCAGCGATCGATCAATATCCGGAACCCGTACGTTGATCCGCTGAACCTGCTACAGGTCGAATGGTTTCGCCGGCAGCGGGGGCACTCGGTGCATTCCAGGGACTATGAGGATTCGACCATCGAAGATGCGCTCAGATATACGATACAGGGTGTGGCGTCCGGGCTCCGATCCACCGGATGA
- a CDS encoding MgtC/SapB family protein: MIGLIISIFKLFLSGALGGILGYERKQRNRTGFRMLILIAVGSTAFAIASIHVGDMSAAADPGLIVALAVLAIGVLGGAVLFTEQEKSNGMRTAVSVWTAGAAGILVGVGLVIESVVFTGLAYYILRYLPALFNNNDSEQGSEESDSTE; this comes from the coding sequence ATGATCGGGCTGATTATCTCGATATTTAAATTATTTTTGTCCGGCGCATTGGGCGGAATACTCGGTTATGAACGGAAACAGCGCAATCGCACCGGCTTCCGGATGCTAATTTTGATCGCGGTTGGATCAACGGCTTTTGCAATCGCTTCCATACATGTTGGAGATATGTCAGCTGCTGCTGATCCCGGGCTCATAGTCGCTCTGGCGGTGTTAGCCATAGGGGTTTTGGGGGGTGCCGTACTTTTTACTGAGCAGGAAAAATCAAATGGTATGCGCACCGCGGTTTCCGTCTGGACAGCAGGTGCTGCAGGTATCCTCGTCGGTGTCGGACTGGTAATTGAGTCTGTCGTATTCACCGGGCTGGCCTACTATATTTTACGCTACCTGCCCGCACTTTTTAACAATAATGATTCAGAACAGGGATCAGAAGAATCTGACTCGACCGAATGA
- a CDS encoding phage holin family protein → MRRNPFLTRWFVTFCAVLLTERILPGIHAEGVLTLIVTALLLGILNAVLRPVLLVITLPITIMTFGLFALVVNGIVLALTSVLIPGFFVAGFWSAVFGALLISIAGALINQLMKNP, encoded by the coding sequence ATGAGAAGGAATCCGTTTTTAACGCGATGGTTTGTGACCTTTTGTGCGGTCTTGCTGACTGAACGAATATTACCCGGAATCCATGCTGAAGGTGTTTTGACGCTCATTGTCACCGCGCTGTTACTTGGTATTTTAAATGCTGTCTTGCGTCCCGTGTTACTGGTGATAACGCTGCCAATTACTATAATGACGTTCGGTTTGTTTGCGCTTGTGGTGAATGGTATTGTTCTGGCACTCACATCGGTGCTCATTCCGGGCTTTTTTGTGGCGGGATTCTGGTCTGCTGTCTTTGGCGCACTACTAATTTCAATAGCAGGTGCGTTGATCAACCAACTGATGAAAAATCCATAG